The proteins below come from a single Magallana gigas chromosome 10, xbMagGiga1.1, whole genome shotgun sequence genomic window:
- the LOC117683573 gene encoding E3 ubiquitin-protein ligase TRIM56-like has translation MALSKVNNETNICNDFTKCSICFEDFKSPKCLPCFHLFCHECLKNHIESSCLSKESPVGFSCPLCRDFIPAENILAELKDWANDFPNNDKLRNISQASLGNLCDGCQRDGEEEEAKQFCLMCKEKLCNVCVKYHRRLVVTKDHEVLSIDELKKSPKVMETRKSCYTHAEEIIRYYCQDHSIPCCTVCVCTGHRKCDNIETVTETAERLRTKEHYKLFVAMGKLEKEMTDIKNELEKNITDIEETSHNLSEEAEALYTKLQKHIEKIKNEYLRKLSEKSKECRGKLQENSDSFGEKLAYLKRCKKSFNSMKEERDDAQFVREFFEISKKYSTLKELYLRNKTCFRLMKVTSNFDSKCFHGMDYLGNVNVGIIKTFHTEGCIPPPPPPPPPPPPPSVKAYIKRSRKS, from the coding sequence ATGGCATTATCTAAGGTAAACAACGAGACTAATATCTGCAACGATTTCACAAAATGTTCCATTTgctttgaagattttaaatcgCCAAAATGTCTTCCGTGTTTCCATTTGTTTTGTCATGAGTGCTTAAAGAACCACATAGAGTCTTCGTGTCTTTCAAAAGAGTCGCCCGTGGGGTTCTCTTGTCCCCTCTGTCGGGACTTCATTCCGGCTGAAAACATTTTAGCAGAGTTAAAAGATTGGGCGAACGATTTTCCAAATAATGACAAACTTCGAAATATATCTCAAGCTTCGCTGGGAAACCTTTGTGATGGTTGTCAAAGAGATGGTGAAGAAGAAGAAGCAAAGCAGTTTTGTTTGATGTGTAAAGAAAAACTGTGCAATGTGTGCGTCAAATACCACAGGCGTTTAGTTGTCACGAAAGATCATGAAGTTTTGTCAATTGACGAATTAAAGAAGTCTCCCAAGGTCATGGAAACAAGAAAATCATGTTATACACATGCAGAGGAAATTATTAGATATTACTGCCAAGACCACTCCATTCCGTGTTGCACAGTGTGTGTTTGCACCGGACATAGAAAATGTGACAACATTGAAACGGTTACGGAAACAGCCGAGAGACTACGAACAAAAGAACATTACAAGTTATTTGTTGCCATGGGGAAGCTAGAGAAAGAAATGACGGACATAAAAAATGAACTAGAGAAAAACATTACGGACATTGAAGAGACGTCGCACAATTTGTCTGAGGAAGCCGAAGCGCTGTATACAAAATTACAAAAGCATatcgaaaaaataaaaaatgaatatctcaGAAAGCTCTCCGAAAAATCCAAAGAGTGCAGAGGAAAATTGCAAGAAAATTCAGATtcttttggtgaaaaacttgCTTATCTAAAACGATGTAAAAAATCGTTCAACTCTATGAAAGAGGAGAGAGATGATGCTCAGTTCGTCCGCGAATTTTTTGAAATcagcaaaaaatattcaacCCTAAAAGAAttgtatttaagaaataagactTGTTTTAGATTGATGAAAGTGACATCTAATTTTGATTCAAAGTGCTTTCACGGCATGGACTATCTAGGTAATGTAAACGTTGgaattataaaaacatttcacACAGAAGGATGcatacccccacccccacctccacccccacccccacccccgccAAGCGTGAAGGCATATATCAAAAGATCACGCAAAAGTTAA